The sequence TGAAGCCCATGCGCAGCATCTCGTCCGCCTCGTCGAGCACGAGCAGTTGAAGCGCCGAGATGTCCAGTCTCCCTCTCGCCATGTGGTCCAAGACGCGTCCCGGCGTCCCGACCACGACGGACACACCTCGACGCAACGCGGCCAACTGCGGACCGTAAGCGACGCCGCCATACAGGGTGACGAGACGCACGGGTAGCTGCTTGGAATAACCGGCCAGCGCCGTCGCGACCTGCACTGCGAGCTCGCGCGTGGGCGTGAGCACGAGCGCGGCCACCTGCTGCGGCCCTTCCTTCACGCGTTCGAGCAAGGGAAGACCAAAGGCAGCAGTCTTGCCCGAGCCGGTGCGCGCCCGCCCGATGATGTCCCGACCGGAGAGCAAATGGGGGATGGCTTGCTCCTGGATCGGCGTGGGGGTCTCGTAGCCGAGTCCGGTAACCGTCGTGACGATGCGCGGGTCGAGCTCGAAGTCGGAGAAGGTGGTGGGCTCTGTGCTGGGCATCGATGGACCTTTCGGCGCGCGCCTGGTCGGCGCGGGATCCGCTTAGACCTTGGGGCGCCTTGCGGTCGCAATGCGGGCCTCCATAGATCGCGGCAGCGCTTAGTGACGCATTCCAGCGCCGAAGTCACGCAAACACTCGCGCCGGGTTGAAGTCGGGCCCCATCTGGAATCGACCTGCCGTGCACGGTCGGGCGAAAAAGTCTGGGTTTGAAGGGGATCCGCTGGCCTGCCGGCCCGCCAAGGGCTGCTCGGGAGGGGGCGCGTCCCCTCGTGGCAGTGGCCTAGAGTTCATCGACTTGGTTCATGTACTCTTCGATATTGGTGTAGCCGTCGGCGTCGTAGTCACCGTCGTAGCTCTGCGTCAGATCGCCGAAGGTCCGCATCTCCCAGGCGTCCGCCATGCCATCGTGATCGGTATCGTAGCTCGAAGGGCGCGCGGTCTCAGGGATCGTGGGCAAGACCCACTTCGCCGCGTCGTGCGCTGCGACGAACTGCTCCGCACGCATCGTCGCAAGCACGCCAGAATCGAATGAGTCTTGATAGGTCTTGGCATACCCCTCGTCGTCGAGATAGCGATTCGCACCAATGTTTCCCTTGGTGATCAAGGAAGCGAACGCCTCGGCGGCGGATACGGGCGTGTATGAGTGCGCCATCTTGGACTGAAACGGCGTGGGAACGAAGAACTCTCCAGAAACGGCTTCGGAGTACTTGTCTTCGTACTTGAAGATCGCTTGATTGTTCTCACCGTCCACGCCTTTGAGTAACCCAGTGAAGTAGTTGCGCTCCGTGAAGATGCGTGGGTTCGAAGCATCGTACTGGAAGATGCGACTGAATCCGGTGGCGGTGCTGCCGTCGGAGCGGAAGTAGTAGTTGCCGATGTGATTCAGCTGAAGGTCGTGATAGAGAGTCGTCGCCTTGTAGGGTGGGGTGTAGATGACCGAGTTGAGGATCTCGGCATAGCCGTCGAACGCGACGTTTGGCGTGCGGTTGATGCCCGCAATGGCGTTGCCGATGAACGAGATCTGGTCGACGTGCTTTTCAGGGTCCATCGGGCGATCGGGGTTGATTTCGACGTAGAGACCCGTGTGAGCGTCGGCGATCAGGTTACGCGAGAACGTCAGGCGCTCGAGCCGGCGGCCCGCGGCCACCGCCCCCTGGTCGATGAACGCGCCCGCCCCTTTGTCCTGCGCAAAAGAGAATGAGCAGTGGTCCACGATGATGTCGTGCCCCCCGTAGAACAACAGACCCCAGGTGTACGCGTCGTCTTCCACCGAAACAACGCCGGCCTTGTTCTTGATCGGCCGACCACGAAAGTACCGAAAGATGAGGTTGCCCAGATCGGCGGTCGTGCCGTCGAACCGGAAAGTGCCGCCGGTGATGGTGATGCCGCCTTTGGGTGCTGACTGACCGAAAACGGTCTTGTCGCGCACATTCGGGATCCCGCCTCCCTTCGGGAACATGGCATTGGCGTTCCCAGTGCCCCCGACAGGCTGCACGATGTTCATCGATCGGTCGAAGATGACGTAGGCAGGTCCCTGAAACTGTAGTGCCGAGTAGAGGCCACCCTCGTAGCGTTCTGGAGTCTGCGCGGTCGCCGGAAAGTGCTTGAGCGGGACTGTCGGATCCGAAGAGTTGACCACGATTAGGACGCCGCCGCGTCCGCCGCTGGATGCGGCACCGCCACCAAACGCTGAGGGAAACGCCTTGAGCGGTGCGCCTGCGTCTTGGCCCGCGTCGGCGGGTCCCCCATCTGTAGCCCCCGCGTCCGCGTCCGGACAGCCCGGGTCCTGGCAGGCTCCCGCGTCCTGGTTGCCAGTGCCAGCTTCCCCATCAGTGGTGCCAGCATCTCGGCATGACTCTCGGGAGGAGTCGCAGGAACCCGCGGAGTCCTCCGAGCAGGAAGCCAGGAACAACGCAGTGACAATCGTCACCTTTAGGAGCATCCGCACAGAGCGACTGTCCCATGGCTCTGTCTCTGTCTCAAGGCGAACCTCTCCAGACGGCGCCGTCGACGACAATCGGAGATTTGGCTGGTAGAGCCTGGGCCTCAGTGGATAGGGTCGTTGGGTGATGGCGAATCCAGCACGGCAGTCCGCCCCCCGTTTCCTTGCTCTCGTCTTCCTCGCCCTGTTGGCCTGCAAGGGCAGCGACAAGGCGACGGTGAACTCATCATCGGCGAGCGCCACCCCGGCAGAGGCTCCTGCGCCTTCCGCCGCGACGGACATGGGCAGTGAGAAGATGGGTACCTTCGTGTGCAAGGAATACAAAGACGACGCTTGCGCCGACGAGACCGCTCGCTTCCCTCTGGATGCGCCCGTCGTGCACGTCTCTTACAAGACGACCACGATTCCGAAGAACGGGGAGGTCTACAAGATGCAGTGGATCGCCGAGGACGTGGGCAAGGCAGCCAAACCCAACACCGTCGTGGCCACGGTCGAGAAGAAGGTCGAGAACCTGCCAGACTTCGGCGTCAAGAACTACTCGGTGCACACCGAGCTATCCAAACCCACTGCCGGTTGGCCCGCGGGCAAGTACCGCGTCGAGATCAAGCTGGGCGACACCCTCGTCACCACCGCCCGCTTCGAAATGGCAGCCGAGTAGGTCGGAGCGCTGTCAGTACAAGAGCGAGACACTGACGCCGCATGCGCGGGGCGCGGCTTTCGTGCGACACTGCGCGCCATGTCGAACCCTCGCAAACCCGTTGCGCTGCTAGCCACGGAGGTGGCGCCGCGGACCAAGCCCTCGAACTACCCTGAGCCCTTCGCGTCGCGGATGCGCAAACGCGAAAAGCGCCAGTTGGGCGACGTCTTCGGCCTGCGCAACTTTGGTGTGAACCTCACGCGACTCGCGCCGGGGGGCGAATCTGCCCTTCGCCACACGCACCTGACTCAGGACGAGTTCATCTACATACTCGAGGGCGAGCCGACGCTGGTCACGGACGCGGGCAAGACCAAGCTCAGTCCCGGCATGTGCGCGGGCTTCGTCGCTGGCTCGGGCGACGCACACCACCTCGTCAACGAGACCGACGCAGATGTCGTCTATGTCGAGATTGGCGATCGCTCCCCCGGCGATGGCGCCGAGTATCCCGACGACGATCTGAAGGCCGAGTACGTGGACGGTGGTTGGCGCTTCACGCACAAGGACGGCACGCCGTACTGACGCTTCCTGTCGAGATGAAGCTTGATCTCCACCGTTGCGGCAACGCACTCGATCGGAACCAGACGCAAGCCACTCGCCAGTGGAAACCGCCGTGCGTCGGCCGTGTTTTCATGGAAGATAGCGCCTTGCTGGCGCGCGACACCGCCTGTCACGCGTGACGTGCCGAAGCTATCGATCACTTCGCCGCTAGACACCGTGAAGGCCGGCTCAAGTCGTTGTCGGAGCCACGCTCGCACCTGTTCTTCAACCTCAACGCCCTTGTTGCCCGCGTGGTCGAGTAGACGCGCATTCTTCGCCGCAAGAAGCAGAGTCTGCCGAGAGCACGCGGCGATTCGCCTGATGCGCGGTCGGATCGCGTGCGGCCTGGGCAGTGGGGTTGGGCCCCCGGGCGGGCGAAGCCCGCGTTTGGGGGCCCGCGGCGCGCGCAGGCCGCAGGCCGAGCACGCCGCAACGATGAACGCCGCTCAACGCGGGGGCAGCAAATCCAAGAACGAGGACTAGGGAGCAAGTGAGCTGCGATGTCGAGGAGCGCGGGCCGCGTGGGTAGCCCTGTCGCTGGTGCGTGAACGAATCTCACCGGTGAGCGATGAGCGCACTGGAGGTGTGGCTCAGCGGCCGAGGATGCGCTTGCGTTGGCGATTGCGTTTGTGGATGGCGCGCCAGCGATGCCTGCGTTCGCGCTCGAGGTTCGCGTCCTGGCGTGACGCCTGATAGGCGAGTTCGCGCGCGAGCTTGTGGAAGCTCGTGAGCCTGCGTTCGTCGAGCTCACCGCTATCCACGGCGGCGCGCACTGCGCAGCGCGGTTCGTCGTGGTGGGCGCAGTCGCTGAAGGCGCACTGAGCGGCGAGCTCTTGGATGTCGGCGAAGGTCGACAGCTCGTGATCCGCGTCCGTGGCCCACAGCGCGAGCTCTCGCAGCCCCGGTGTATCGATCACCAGGCCGCCCCCAGGCAGGCAAAACATGCGGCGAGCGGTGGTGGAGTGGCGCCCCGTTCCGTCGCTTTCGCGCACGGGAAGCACGCTCTGCACGCCCGCTCCCAGCAAGCCGTTGAGCAAGCTGGACTTGCCGACGCCCGATGAGCCGATGCACACCAAGGTGCTGCCGGGCACGTCGAAGGCGGATAGTTCGTCGAAGCCGAAGCGCGTCTTCGATGACGTGACGATCACCGGAGCGTCGCCAGCCACGGAGTGCGCCTCAGAGATGACGCCTTGGGGCGCCGCGCACAGATCCAGCTTGGACAGCACGATGACGGGCGCCGCGCCGCCGGCGCGAATGGCAGCGAGGTAGCGCTCCAGGCGGCCCAGGCTGAAGTCCGCGCCGAAAGAAGTCACGACGAAGGCGTAGTCCACGTTGGCGGCGATCACCTGGCGCTCGGTGCGGCGGCCCGGTGCTTGTCGCGCGAGGGTCGTTCGGCGTTCGAGTACTTGCAGGATGCGAGTCGGGCCGTCTGCTGGCGGCGGCTCGACGATGACCCAGTCGCCAACGGCGGGCCAACTATCGGTGCTGGAACGCAAGCGTCCGCTGGGCACAGCGATGCCTGCGCCGTGCTCGCCGGCGATCTCGAAGGACTCGGAGTGAGCGGCGATGACACGAGCCGGCGCACCAACGGGCGACGCGGGATCGATTTGTGAGGAAAAGAAGTCAGACCAGCCCAAGGGGGCTAGCGAAGTGGGAAAATCCATTTGGGGACCTCGGGCGATATGCCCAGGTGTGAGAACGATTTCAGGCGCCAGGCCGCGGCAAAGCCGTGGCGACGCGGGGACGCGTCCGGATGCACGAGGTGCTCGACGGACGTCGAAGGCGTGAAGGGTCTCAGGTCGCCGAAAAGGAGGCGACTCGCAAAATCGTCGAAACAATCATGGGCATCCTCCTCTCAGCCCTCACGGGCTGCGCGTACGATGACCGCGCGGGACGGGTTTGTCAAATGCGTTTGTCGCGGCGCTTCAGCGGAATCGCGGCGCTTCAGCCGAACTCGATGCCCTGGGCCAAGGGTAGTTCGTGGCTGAAGTTGATGGTGTTCGTCTGCCGGCGCATGTAGGCGCGCCAGGCGTCGGAGCCGCTCTCGCGACCGCCGCCGGTTTCTTTCTCGCCGCCGAAGGCGCCGCCGATTTCGGCGCCGCTGGTGCCGATGTTGACGTTGGCAATGCCGCAGTCGCTGCCCACGTGGCTGAGGAAGCGCTCGGCTTCGAGCAGGTTGGTGGTGAAGATGGAGCTGGAGAGACCCTGGGGCACGCCGTTGTGCAGCGCGATGGCTTCGTCGAGATCCTTGTAGCGAATCAAGTACAGCAGGGGCGCGAAGGTCTCGTCTTGCACGATGGGGTACTCGTTCTTCACCTCGGCGATGCAAGGCGTGACGTAGCAACCACCGGGGTACTTGTCGCCGCTGAGCTTCTCGCCTCCGCACAAGATGGTGCCGCCCTGCTCTTTGACCTGCGCGATGGCACGCATCATGTCGTCCACGGCGCCCGTGTCGATCAGCGGTCCCATCAGGGTGCCATCGGCCAGGGGGTCGCCGATCTTGACCTGCTCGTAGGCCTTCACCAGGCGTGAGCGCAGCGTGTCGAACACCTTCTCGTGGCAGATGATGCGGCGCGTGGAGGTGCAGCGCTGACCCGCGGTGCCGACGGCTCCGAACAGGATGGCGCGCACGGACATGTCCAGATCGGCGTTCTCGGTCACCACGATGGCGTTGTTGCCGCCGAGCTCCAGGATGGTGCGGCCCAGGCGCTCACCGACGGTTCGGCCGACGCGGTAGCCCATGCGGCAAGATCCCGTCGCGCTGATCAAGGGCACTCGCTTGTCGTGCAGCATGCGTTCGCCCACGGTCGAGCCGCGGCCGATCACCAGCGAGGACAAGGCCGGGTCGAAGCCGGCCTGCTGGAACACGCGAGCGGCGATCTTGGCGCACGCGATGGCCGTGAGCGGCGTCTTGCTCGAGGGCTTCCACACGACTGCGTCACCGCACACCCACGCTAGCGCGGCGTTCCAGGACCACACGGCGACGGGGAAGTTGAAAGCGCTGATCACGCCGACCACGCCTAGGGGGTGCCACTGCTCGTACATGCGGTGGCCGGGACGCTCGGAGTGCATGGTGAGGCCGTAGAGCTGTCGGCTGAGGCCCACGGCGAAGTCGCAGATGTCGATCATCTCCTGGACCTCGCCCTCGCCCTCGGCGCGGATCTTTCCGTTCTCGAGTGCGACCAGCGCGCCGAGCGCGCGTTTGTGGTCACGCAGCGCCTGGGCCAACTGACGCACGACCTCACCGCGCTTGGGCGCCGGGGTGAGGCGCCAAGTCTGGAACGCAGCGTGAGCGCGCGCGATGACCTGGTCGTACTCGGCCTCGGTGCACTGCTTGACCCGTGCGATGACGCTGCCATCGATCGGCGTGGTGACGTCGAGAAGCTCGCCAGAGCCCAACCACTCGCCGTGAAAGGCACCGAAGTTCTCGGCACCCAGTCCGAGCTCTTGGAACAGCCGCCCGCGGTCGATCTCGCCAATGCCACCCGACAGCTCGTCCTTCTTGTTCTCCATCACGCAC comes from Polyangiaceae bacterium and encodes:
- a CDS encoding cupin domain-containing protein → MSNPRKPVALLATEVAPRTKPSNYPEPFASRMRKREKRQLGDVFGLRNFGVNLTRLAPGGESALRHTHLTQDEFIYILEGEPTLVTDAGKTKLSPGMCAGFVAGSGDAHHLVNETDADVVYVEIGDRSPGDGAEYPDDDLKAEYVDGGWRFTHKDGTPY
- a CDS encoding aldehyde dehydrogenase family protein, producing MENKKDELSGGIGEIDRGRLFQELGLGAENFGAFHGEWLGSGELLDVTTPIDGSVIARVKQCTEAEYDQVIARAHAAFQTWRLTPAPKRGEVVRQLAQALRDHKRALGALVALENGKIRAEGEGEVQEMIDICDFAVGLSRQLYGLTMHSERPGHRMYEQWHPLGVVGVISAFNFPVAVWSWNAALAWVCGDAVVWKPSSKTPLTAIACAKIAARVFQQAGFDPALSSLVIGRGSTVGERMLHDKRVPLISATGSCRMGYRVGRTVGERLGRTILELGGNNAIVVTENADLDMSVRAILFGAVGTAGQRCTSTRRIICHEKVFDTLRSRLVKAYEQVKIGDPLADGTLMGPLIDTGAVDDMMRAIAQVKEQGGTILCGGEKLSGDKYPGGCYVTPCIAEVKNEYPIVQDETFAPLLYLIRYKDLDEAIALHNGVPQGLSSSIFTTNLLEAERFLSHVGSDCGIANVNIGTSGAEIGGAFGGEKETGGGRESGSDAWRAYMRRQTNTINFSHELPLAQGIEFG
- the rsgA gene encoding ribosome small subunit-dependent GTPase A, giving the protein MDFPTSLAPLGWSDFFSSQIDPASPVGAPARVIAAHSESFEIAGEHGAGIAVPSGRLRSSTDSWPAVGDWVIVEPPPADGPTRILQVLERRTTLARQAPGRRTERQVIAANVDYAFVVTSFGADFSLGRLERYLAAIRAGGAAPVIVLSKLDLCAAPQGVISEAHSVAGDAPVIVTSSKTRFGFDELSAFDVPGSTLVCIGSSGVGKSSLLNGLLGAGVQSVLPVRESDGTGRHSTTARRMFCLPGGGLVIDTPGLRELALWATDADHELSTFADIQELAAQCAFSDCAHHDEPRCAVRAAVDSGELDERRLTSFHKLARELAYQASRQDANLERERRHRWRAIHKRNRQRKRILGR